CAATTGGACGGCGAGGAATCCGTTTGGATTGAGAACGTAGATGTACCAAACGGCGTGGCTACGGTTCAGGTTGGGACAAATCCGATGAATACTCAGACGGTTGGGGTAGAGCGATTGAAAGAGCGGGACTGAATGAGGGAGATTGAGTGGGACTGAATGAGTGGGACTTAATAAGCGGGATTGAATAAGGGCGCAAGTGAATCTCTATGGCACGCATCGGGGTATTTCTGACCATTCGATTCTACGTTAAGAAGGGGCATCTCTGATCCCCTGATTCTACGTAAAGAAGGGGCACCCCCGATCACCCAATTCTACGTTAAGCTGCATTTGCTTCAGCACAGGAATACTTACTTTTTGGAAGTAAGTTGTTCTCATGCTAAAATGAGGTGAGTTCCATTATATCCCTCAAGGAGTGATTGTTATGTATGAAATCGCAATAATCGGCGGAGGTCCCGCAGGCGCAAGTGCGGCTATTTTTACTGCGAAAGCAGGGAAGAAAACACTTGTACTCGATAGCGACCAGAGCGTAACAAAGCGAGCATGGGTTGAGAACCATTATGGAGTCAAAGAAATTACGGGTCCTGATCTCGTGGCTATTGGGAAGGCACAAGCAGTTAAGTTTGGTGCGGAGTTCGTGACGGCCAAAGCGACCAAGCTAATTGCTGGGGACGGGTTTATTACTATTGAAACAGACGGAGAAACCTACGAAGCGAGTCACGTTATTCTCGCCACCGGGCTATTCGTAGATGTGGCTGAAGCTAGTGGCGTTCGCACCAAGCCAGGAACAGAGCCGAGAATTAAAACGATCGTTGATGCTTCTCCAGAAGGAAAGACGAGCATAGATCGTATATGGGTAGCTGGTACCGCCGCTGGTGTGAGTATGCACACAATCATAACCGCAGGCAATGGTGCCAAAGTTGCCATCAACATCATTAGCGAGCTCAACGGCGAACGCTATGTCGATCATGATTTTCTGAAATAAGAATAAAAAATCCCGCCTTGCCGCATGGGCTAGGTGGGATTTTTTTGTTCTTAAGCAAATGTTGTATGTTTGGTCTTCCATTTTTCTAATGATATAAATAACCAAAGGCTATAAATGCCAACTGTCACGATGCAGAGTAACCACCATTTAATCCAGTTGCCGAATAAACCTACAGCAGATCCATTAAACTTGAGTCTACGACCCTCAATTACAGTATGCTCAATTTTCCAGCGATAAAGCATTGTTAGTGCCCAAGGGTAGCAAATACCTAGCGTGCATACAGTTACGATAAAACCGAGAATACTCCAACCAATATACTGCAGCAAGCCCCCATCAAAATATGATTGCACTTCAATTTTAATTGGCCTTTCAGATATTTCCCCGTTTACGCTTGTAGCGATGCTCACAACAACACTCCTCATAGTATATCCTGATCGGTTCAGGTAATTATTCCTATATGTGTGACATTATTCTACATCAAAAGTCCTGATTTGGCGATAAATAAAAATTAAGGAAGCTATACCCAATAAAGGATGTCCTATAGACTTTTTTTTACACGTGACTCACTTCTCCAAACAGCTTTCAATAATTATCAACGAACCAACAAATAAATGTGCGCAAAGACAAGTGGGAGATGCACGAAATAATCGAACAACGGTGTCAGGGAGAGGCGCGATTGGAGGTAGGTGTACGAAATAATCGAGCTACTGGGTCTGGGAGAGGCACGATTGGAGGTATATGTACGAAATAATCGAGCAACGAGGGCGTGGAGAGGCACGATTGGAGGTAGATGTACGAAATAATCGAGCAACTGGTCAGAAAGAGGCACGTTTGAAGGTAGATGTACGAAATAATCGAGCAACGGGGTCAGGGATAGGCACGTTTGAAGGTAGATGTACGAAATAATCGAACAGAGAGGTCAGGAGGAGGTACGATTGGAGGTAGATGTACGAAATAATCGAGCAACGGGGTCGAGGATAGGCACGATTGGAGGTAGATGTACGAAATAATCGAGCAACTGGGTCAGAGAGATGCACGTTTGAAGGTAGATGTACGAAATAATCGAGCAACGGGGTCGAGGATAGGCACGATTGGAGGTAGATCGGTTCGGTCCCCTAATTCCGGAGAGTCTCCAAGTAAAACTGTTGTTATTATAGAATCCCATTCTTTTTCGCCGTTTTGCTCAAAATTACAGCACGCGATCGAATTTTTTGAGGTCTTCTTTGGTACCTTTTAACCAGTTCATGAATGCTGCTGGTGAACGCTTCCCTAAGCTGCCGTGCATCCGACGTGCGTTGTAAAATTCGATGTAGTCCCGCACTGCCTGGTACGCTGCTTCGAATGTTTCAAACGACGTCTTGTCCAATACGTCGCGTTCCAATGTGGCATGAAACGATTCGATGTAAGCATTCATATTTGGTGATTTTGGCGGGATACGCTCGTGAATAAAGGGCTCATTCTCATCTGCACTGAGCGCACCAAACGCCTTGCTTATAAACTGCGGGCCGTTGTCGGTCCGGATAATTGGCCTAGCTTCGCCCTGCGACAAGCGGGCTTTGAATGCAGCTTTCACTGTTTGACAGATATGGATAGCACTGCACGACGAGCCTAAGTGGTAACCGACAATGGTTCGGTCGTAGACATCGATCATGTCTGCCAGATAGAAGAACTGATCGTAACCCTCGACGTACCCATACTTAATGTCGAGCTGCCACAGCTGATTTGAAGCAGTGATGGTATGGTTGCGGGCTAATCGCCTTGGATAGTGAACAATTTTCCTACGCTGAGGCTTCAAAATGCCTAGCTCCTTGCAAAAACGGTATACCTTCTTATCATTAATCAAAGCCTGGTACTGGACACGTAAGCATTCTGCGAGCATGCGGTAGCCGTAGATATATTCTTCACCTGAAATGAGTTCCGTCAGCCATTCCTGCACCTGTGAATTGCTGACCTTATCGCCATTTTGCAGCAGGGTATGGGTGGACAGAGGTCTACCACGGGCAGGCGGACTCGAGGCAACGACTTCC
This portion of the Cohnella abietis genome encodes:
- a CDS encoding YjgN family protein gives rise to the protein MSERPIKIEVQSYFDGGLLQYIGWSILGFIVTVCTLGICYPWALTMLYRWKIEHTVIEGRRLKFNGSAVGLFGNWIKWWLLCIVTVGIYSLWLFISLEKWKTKHTTFA
- a CDS encoding FAD-dependent oxidoreductase; the encoded protein is MYEIAIIGGGPAGASAAIFTAKAGKKTLVLDSDQSVTKRAWVENHYGVKEITGPDLVAIGKAQAVKFGAEFVTAKATKLIAGDGFITIETDGETYEASHVILATGLFVDVAEASGVRTKPGTEPRIKTIVDASPEGKTSIDRIWVAGTAAGVSMHTIITAGNGAKVAINIISELNGERYVDHDFLK
- a CDS encoding H-type small acid-soluble spore protein; the protein is MNAQRAKEIYESSDNISVQLDGEESVWIENVDVPNGVATVQVGTNPMNTQTVGVERLKERD
- a CDS encoding IS3 family transposase, encoding MERGNAVVIVLQMVAVASSTYYERRLRKNHLEVVASSPPARGRPLSTHTLLQNGDKVSNSQVQEWLTELISGEEYIYGYRMLAECLRVQYQALINDKKVYRFCKELGILKPQRRKIVHYPRRLARNHTITASNQLWQLDIKYGYVEGYDQFFYLADMIDVYDRTIVGYHLGSSCSAIHICQTVKAAFKARLSQGEARPIIRTDNGPQFISKAFGALSADENEPFIHERIPPKSPNMNAYIESFHATLERDVLDKTSFETFEAAYQAVRDYIEFYNARRMHGSLGKRSPAAFMNWLKGTKEDLKKFDRVL